A stretch of Microbacterium sp. 4R-513 DNA encodes these proteins:
- a CDS encoding class I SAM-dependent methyltransferase has protein sequence MSLDVQAAYSNRAAEYVRALGSTAAAHPSDVELITSWAAHVNGPILDAGCGPGHWSAYLTEEGHVVSGIDQVPEFIEHARDAYPGVPFELGNINRLPFESGSVGGILAWYSLIHHEPSTVGATLEEFARVVQPGGALLVGFFIGPLVEPFDHTVVTAYRWAPEALANELEVAGFDVVETHTRTAREPKPRPHGAILARRPPAG, from the coding sequence GTGTCTTTGGACGTCCAGGCTGCGTACTCGAATCGGGCGGCTGAGTATGTGCGAGCGCTGGGCTCGACGGCGGCTGCCCACCCGTCCGACGTGGAGTTGATCACGTCGTGGGCGGCTCACGTCAACGGCCCCATCCTGGACGCCGGGTGCGGCCCGGGGCACTGGTCCGCCTATCTCACCGAAGAGGGCCACGTCGTCAGCGGCATCGACCAGGTACCGGAGTTCATCGAGCACGCACGCGACGCCTACCCGGGAGTGCCTTTCGAACTCGGCAACATTAACCGACTGCCGTTTGAAAGCGGCAGCGTAGGCGGAATCCTCGCTTGGTACTCACTCATCCATCACGAGCCGAGCACCGTCGGCGCAACGCTGGAGGAGTTCGCTCGGGTCGTTCAGCCGGGTGGCGCGCTGTTGGTGGGATTCTTCATCGGACCGTTGGTCGAGCCGTTCGATCACACGGTTGTCACCGCCTACCGCTGGGCGCCGGAAGCGTTGGCGAACGAGTTAGAGGTCGCGGGGTTTGACGTCGTCGAGACCCACACCAGAACGGCACGCGAGCCCAAGCCCCGACCTCATGGAGCGATCCTCGCCAGACGCCCGCCCGCAGGGTGA
- a CDS encoding class I SAM-dependent methyltransferase, protein MAEREGRRWNHNIHFHSVVLGAVPAHASSALDVGTGDGMLAVELRRTLTDVVAIDSSEAVLNAAAKQHGGIEWVLGDVMTHDFGRTFDVVAAVAVVHHFPDLRRGLRRLAAVTSPGGSLVVVGLARAASVRDHLYGVAGVVQHRWYSHRRTMWEHSAPTVWPPPHTYNEARAAAAGVLPGAQWRQYPLWRYVLTWRKPAR, encoded by the coding sequence GTGGCGGAGCGTGAGGGACGACGGTGGAATCACAACATCCACTTCCACTCGGTCGTGCTGGGTGCGGTCCCGGCCCACGCGTCGTCTGCACTCGACGTCGGAACCGGCGACGGGATGCTTGCAGTTGAGTTGCGCCGGACGTTGACCGACGTCGTGGCGATCGACAGCTCTGAGGCCGTGCTCAATGCTGCGGCGAAGCAGCATGGGGGCATCGAGTGGGTGCTGGGCGACGTCATGACGCACGACTTCGGTCGTACCTTCGACGTGGTCGCGGCGGTCGCAGTGGTCCACCACTTCCCGGATCTGCGCCGCGGACTTCGCCGGCTGGCAGCGGTCACCTCGCCGGGCGGCTCGCTCGTCGTGGTCGGCCTCGCACGGGCCGCGTCGGTCCGCGACCACCTTTACGGGGTGGCAGGTGTCGTGCAGCATCGGTGGTACTCACATAGGCGGACAATGTGGGAGCACTCGGCGCCGACCGTCTGGCCGCCACCGCACACATATAACGAGGCTCGAGCGGCCGCAGCCGGGGTGCTCCCCGGCGCACAGTGGCGGCAGTACCCGTTGTGGCGATACGTGCTGACATGGCGGAAGCCCGCTCGGTGA